Proteins from a single region of Amycolatopsis sp. CA-230715:
- a CDS encoding arylamine N-acetyltransferase family protein: protein MTEIWHGEQLDLDAYLAKIGFTGEPEPTVEALAALHAAHVGGIGFENVDMLLKRPYRLGVEDLQDKLVRRSRGATCSEHTTLFAAALDRIGFGVTGLSGRILMGSTKIRPATHGLLRVETAETADTGRVWACDVGFGGGPLAPIELADGAEASPGVWRYRLARGRTELGGERWTLSSVRDGAWIDVHAFTLDPRYPADYQLTSHFIATHPKSPFAGRLFAQRMLPESLLILDDTRLTVNTPEGVREERAIEPRELPATLADSFGVALDADEAAGLVAFLEAKREQDSAA, encoded by the coding sequence ATGACCGAGATCTGGCACGGCGAGCAACTCGACCTCGACGCGTACCTGGCGAAGATCGGCTTCACCGGCGAACCGGAACCCACGGTGGAGGCACTGGCGGCCCTGCACGCCGCGCACGTCGGCGGCATCGGGTTCGAGAACGTGGACATGCTGCTGAAGCGCCCGTACCGGCTCGGCGTCGAAGACCTGCAGGACAAGCTGGTGCGGCGGTCGCGCGGCGCCACCTGTTCCGAGCACACCACCTTGTTCGCCGCCGCGCTCGACCGGATCGGCTTCGGTGTCACCGGTCTTTCCGGCCGGATCCTGATGGGCAGCACCAAGATCCGCCCCGCGACACACGGCTTGCTGCGCGTGGAAACCGCGGAAACGGCGGACACCGGCCGGGTTTGGGCCTGCGACGTCGGTTTCGGCGGCGGGCCGCTGGCCCCGATCGAACTCGCCGACGGCGCGGAAGCGTCACCAGGGGTGTGGCGCTACCGGTTGGCGCGGGGCCGCACGGAACTCGGCGGCGAGCGCTGGACCCTCAGCTCGGTGCGTGACGGCGCCTGGATCGACGTCCACGCGTTCACCCTCGACCCGCGCTACCCCGCCGACTACCAGCTGACGAGCCATTTCATCGCGACACATCCCAAGTCGCCGTTCGCGGGCAGGCTCTTCGCGCAGCGGATGCTGCCGGAATCCTTGCTGATCCTGGACGACACGCGGCTCACCGTGAACACACCCGAAGGCGTGCGGGAAGAGCGCGCGATCGAACCGCGCGAGCTCCCGGCGACGCTCGCGGACAGCTTCGGTGTCGCGCTCGACGCCGACGAGGCGGCGGGCCTGGTCGCGTTCCTCGAAGCGAAGCGGGAGCAGGATTCGGCGGCGTAG
- the fbaA gene encoding class II fructose-bisphosphate aldolase, whose translation MPIATPEVYAEMLDRAKANEFAYPAINVTSSETLNAAIRGFAEAESDGIIQFSTGGSEFASGQKVKDMVVGASALAEFAHVVAAKYDVNVALHTDHCPKDKLDGFVRPLIEISAERVKNGQNPLFQSHMWDGSAIDLDENLEIAQELLAKTAAAKIILEVEIGVVGGEEDGVANDINDKLYTAEGDFLKTIDALGAGEKGRYLLAATFGNVHGVYKPGNVKLRPDVLKGGQAAAAKKLGLADDAKPFELVFHGGSGSTPEEILEAVSYGVVKMNVDTDTQYAFTRPIAEHFFKNYDGVLKIDGEVGNKKVYDPRSYLKAAEGGMAARVVEAAQNLKSAGQKL comes from the coding sequence ATGCCCATCGCCACCCCCGAGGTCTACGCGGAGATGCTCGACCGGGCCAAGGCGAACGAGTTCGCCTACCCGGCCATCAACGTGACCTCGTCGGAAACCCTGAACGCCGCGATCCGCGGGTTCGCCGAGGCGGAGAGCGACGGCATCATCCAGTTCTCCACCGGCGGCTCCGAGTTCGCCTCCGGCCAGAAGGTCAAGGACATGGTGGTCGGCGCCAGCGCGCTGGCCGAGTTCGCGCACGTGGTCGCCGCGAAGTACGACGTCAACGTCGCGCTGCACACCGACCACTGCCCGAAGGACAAGCTCGACGGCTTCGTCCGCCCGCTCATCGAGATCTCGGCCGAGCGCGTGAAGAACGGCCAGAACCCGCTCTTCCAGTCCCACATGTGGGATGGCTCCGCGATCGACCTCGACGAGAACCTGGAGATCGCGCAGGAGCTGCTCGCCAAGACGGCCGCCGCGAAGATCATCCTCGAGGTCGAGATCGGCGTCGTCGGCGGCGAAGAGGACGGCGTCGCGAACGACATCAACGACAAGCTGTACACCGCCGAGGGCGACTTCCTGAAGACCATCGACGCGCTCGGCGCCGGTGAGAAGGGCCGCTACCTGCTCGCGGCGACCTTCGGCAACGTGCACGGCGTGTACAAGCCCGGCAACGTGAAGCTGCGCCCGGACGTGCTCAAGGGCGGCCAGGCCGCGGCCGCCAAGAAGCTGGGCCTCGCCGACGACGCGAAGCCGTTCGAGCTGGTGTTCCACGGCGGTTCGGGTTCCACACCGGAGGAGATCCTGGAGGCGGTGTCCTACGGCGTGGTGAAGATGAACGTCGACACCGACACCCAGTACGCGTTCACCCGCCCGATCGCGGAGCACTTCTTCAAGAACTACGACGGGGTCCTCAAGATCGACGGCGAGGTCGGCAACAAGAAGGTCTACGACCCGCGCAGCTACCTCAAGGCGGCCGAGGGCGGTATGGCCGCTCGCGTCGTCGAGGCCGCGCAGAACCTGAAGTCGGCGGGTCAGAAGCTCTGA
- a CDS encoding DUF3151 domain-containing protein, translated as MTHNLLGPEPTRLPEHTAAQAALDAGTDPAEVAAEHPYYSEAWATLAEKAFDAGETVAAYAYARTGYHRGLDQLRRAGWKGFGPVPWEHRPNQGFLRALAVLAKAARKIGETEEYDRCRTFITDSDPAAAEATGLS; from the coding sequence ATGACGCACAACCTGCTGGGACCGGAGCCGACCCGCCTGCCCGAGCACACCGCCGCGCAGGCCGCACTGGACGCGGGCACGGATCCCGCCGAGGTCGCCGCCGAGCACCCGTACTACAGCGAAGCCTGGGCCACGCTCGCCGAGAAGGCGTTCGACGCGGGCGAGACCGTCGCCGCGTACGCCTACGCCCGCACCGGCTACCACCGCGGGCTCGACCAGCTGCGCCGGGCGGGCTGGAAGGGCTTCGGGCCGGTGCCGTGGGAGCACCGCCCGAACCAGGGCTTCCTGCGCGCGCTCGCCGTGCTGGCCAAGGCCGCGCGGAAGATCGGCGAGACCGAGGAATACGACCGCTGCCGCACCTTCATCACGGACTCGGACCCGGCCGCCGCCGAAGCCACCGGCCTCTCCTGA
- a CDS encoding sensor domain-containing diguanylate cyclase → MTERPLPWLGYTLTTMIAMIALVGHATATVAIERSHFVIFGILVAFVVIQTEVSRKIERQRRILSAGPHMNMTSVWTLPAALLLPPQVTAVLVLLVYAYLGRRTWSGIRPGSPHLLLANATNVILSCYGAFAVSHALSGSVSATGTIAAGVAASFLLNGVLTGLGLRLGSSAKPDLKTCAGSWDDNVLELATLCLGGLLVVVLPHEPLLALTVLFPVHMLHRSVLVKHLEELATTDQKTKLLNAVSWKDAAEREMSRAAREHSEFGTLMIDLDFFKKVNDTYGHLAGDDVLKSVAALVKEQTRAHDLAGRFGGEEFVVLLANSSKRDSVATAERIRELVGQLVVHTHTNDGSPVVIDTLTASIGVASFPVDGKTLDEALAAADAAVYAAKRSGRNRVVASPDLDTMTEAPPLQAAA, encoded by the coding sequence GTGACCGAACGGCCATTGCCCTGGCTGGGATACACGCTGACCACCATGATCGCGATGATCGCCCTGGTCGGCCACGCCACCGCGACCGTCGCCATCGAGCGGTCGCATTTCGTCATATTCGGGATTCTGGTCGCTTTCGTGGTCATCCAGACCGAGGTGAGCCGCAAGATCGAGCGGCAGCGCCGCATCCTGAGCGCCGGTCCGCACATGAACATGACCTCCGTGTGGACGCTGCCCGCCGCGCTGCTCCTGCCGCCGCAGGTGACCGCCGTGCTGGTTCTGCTCGTCTACGCCTACCTCGGCAGGCGGACCTGGTCCGGGATCAGGCCCGGGTCGCCGCACCTGCTCCTCGCGAACGCGACGAACGTGATCCTGTCCTGCTACGGCGCTTTCGCGGTCTCGCACGCGCTGTCCGGATCCGTCTCCGCGACGGGCACCATCGCGGCGGGCGTCGCGGCGAGCTTCCTGCTCAACGGTGTGCTGACCGGCCTCGGCCTGCGGCTCGGCTCCAGTGCGAAACCGGACCTGAAGACCTGCGCCGGAAGCTGGGACGACAACGTCCTCGAACTGGCCACGCTGTGCCTCGGCGGGCTGCTCGTCGTCGTGCTGCCGCACGAACCGCTGCTGGCGCTGACCGTGCTGTTCCCCGTCCACATGCTGCACCGGTCCGTGCTGGTCAAGCACCTCGAGGAGCTGGCGACCACGGACCAGAAGACCAAGCTGCTCAACGCGGTGTCGTGGAAGGACGCCGCGGAGCGCGAGATGTCCAGGGCGGCTCGCGAGCACTCCGAGTTCGGCACGCTGATGATCGACCTCGACTTCTTCAAGAAGGTCAACGACACCTACGGCCACCTCGCCGGCGACGACGTGCTGAAATCCGTCGCCGCGCTGGTGAAGGAGCAGACCAGGGCGCACGATCTCGCCGGCCGGTTCGGCGGCGAGGAGTTCGTGGTGCTGCTCGCCAACTCGTCGAAGCGCGATTCGGTGGCCACCGCGGAACGCATCCGCGAGCTGGTGGGGCAGCTCGTGGTGCACACGCACACCAACGACGGCAGCCCGGTGGTGATCGACACGCTGACCGCGTCGATCGGGGTCGCGTCCTTCCCCGTCGACGGCAAGACGCTCGACGAAGCACTGGCCGCCGCGGACGCGGCCGTCTACGCGGCCAAGCGCAGCGGGCGGAACCGCGTGGTGGCCTCGCCGGATCTCGACACGATGACCGAAGCCCCGCCCCTGCAAGCCGCCGCCTGA
- a CDS encoding MFS transporter — protein MAEGKGRTTFKEVFGVAEFRAMWFGELLSVFGDQLARVALSVLVFRSTSSATLTGLTYALTFAPSLLGGIFLSGLADRFPRRAVMVAVDLTRTLLIAAVAIPGLPFWAMSLLVAGVSLLNPPFKAAQLALLPQVLTGDRFVVGMGIRNMTIQSAQLIGFGGGGLLIATVDPHIALLIDAATFTLSALCIRFGLAARPAAVSKEERKPFFSSIGQGGKLIFGNSTLRVLVLFTWVMGMLPVYEGLAAPYASAFSGGSQAVGLLLASDPLGSVIGVFLFTRWVPEPVRPKLTGALSVLAAVPMLMCFFSPGLVWSVLLFILSGALGTVALMQATASLTLAVPDEQRAQAMGLSNTGMTTVIGLSPLVGGLLADHLGASRAVGVFGVAGLVLTIPLALAWRKSRATHHEWVVSGATSTGPA, from the coding sequence ATGGCCGAGGGAAAGGGACGGACCACCTTCAAAGAGGTCTTCGGCGTGGCCGAATTCCGCGCGATGTGGTTCGGCGAGCTGCTGTCCGTCTTCGGCGACCAGCTGGCCAGGGTGGCACTGTCCGTGCTGGTGTTCCGCAGCACCTCCTCGGCGACGCTGACGGGGCTCACCTACGCGCTGACCTTCGCGCCGTCGCTGCTCGGCGGGATCTTCCTCAGCGGGCTCGCCGACCGGTTCCCCCGGCGCGCCGTCATGGTCGCCGTCGACCTCACGCGCACCCTGCTGATCGCGGCCGTCGCCATTCCGGGGCTGCCGTTCTGGGCGATGTCGCTGCTGGTCGCGGGCGTGTCACTGCTCAACCCGCCGTTCAAGGCCGCCCAGCTCGCGCTGCTGCCGCAGGTGCTCACCGGCGACCGCTTCGTGGTCGGGATGGGCATCCGCAACATGACCATCCAGTCCGCTCAGCTGATCGGGTTCGGCGGCGGCGGCCTGCTCATCGCGACCGTCGACCCGCACATCGCGCTCCTGATCGACGCGGCCACGTTCACGCTGTCCGCCCTGTGCATCCGCTTCGGCCTCGCCGCGCGCCCCGCCGCGGTCAGCAAGGAGGAGCGCAAGCCGTTCTTCAGCTCGATCGGGCAGGGCGGGAAGCTGATCTTCGGCAACTCCACCCTGCGCGTGCTCGTGCTGTTCACCTGGGTGATGGGCATGCTCCCGGTCTACGAAGGACTGGCGGCGCCCTACGCGTCGGCGTTCAGCGGTGGTTCGCAGGCGGTCGGGCTGCTGCTCGCGAGCGATCCGCTCGGCAGCGTCATCGGCGTCTTCCTGTTCACGCGCTGGGTGCCCGAACCGGTCCGGCCGAAGCTGACCGGCGCGCTGTCGGTGCTCGCCGCGGTGCCGATGCTGATGTGCTTCTTCTCGCCCGGCCTCGTCTGGTCCGTGCTGCTGTTCATCCTGTCCGGCGCGCTCGGCACCGTGGCGCTCATGCAGGCGACCGCGTCGCTGACCCTCGCCGTCCCCGACGAGCAGCGCGCGCAGGCGATGGGGTTGTCGAACACCGGAATGACCACGGTGATCGGGCTCAGCCCGCTGGTCGGCGGCCTGCTGGCGGACCACCTCGGCGCGAGCCGCGCGGTGGGGGTGTTCGGGGTGGCCGGCCTGGTGCTCACGATCCCGCTCGCACTGGCCTGGCGCAAAAGTCGCGCGACGCACCACGAGTGGGTGGTCAGTGGTGCCACGTCCACAGGACCCGCCTGA
- a CDS encoding TetR/AcrR family transcriptional regulator → MSSPVRRGPGRPRKLPAGEQRALVLAAAREVFAEDGVQGATIERIARSAGVTRQGVYEQFADKAAVFAAVVAEAEQLVFAKVGAPAAETSELDLKAWARRNYASMFDFVAENPSAFGVLQEAERIGDPAMTRLRERLAEVYTGESRRRWRMHGVEPGRADTALVTMYFAMTEALVRLSRAGDAPDREALIDLLTEFTVGGVLRIYAQYPDLIARLR, encoded by the coding sequence ATGTCAAGCCCCGTAAGGAGGGGTCCGGGCAGGCCGAGGAAGCTGCCCGCCGGGGAACAGCGCGCGCTGGTGCTCGCCGCCGCGAGGGAGGTCTTCGCCGAGGACGGGGTGCAGGGCGCGACCATCGAGCGGATCGCCAGGTCGGCCGGGGTCACGCGGCAGGGGGTGTACGAGCAGTTCGCGGACAAGGCCGCGGTGTTCGCGGCGGTGGTCGCCGAGGCGGAGCAGCTCGTGTTCGCCAAGGTCGGCGCGCCCGCGGCGGAAACCTCGGAGCTGGACCTGAAGGCGTGGGCGCGGCGCAACTACGCGTCGATGTTCGACTTCGTCGCCGAGAACCCGAGCGCGTTCGGCGTGCTCCAGGAGGCCGAGCGGATCGGCGACCCGGCGATGACCCGCCTGCGGGAGCGGCTCGCGGAGGTCTACACCGGCGAGAGCAGGCGTCGCTGGCGGATGCACGGCGTGGAGCCGGGCAGGGCGGACACCGCGCTGGTCACGATGTACTTCGCGATGACCGAAGCGCTCGTGCGCCTGTCCCGCGCCGGTGACGCGCCCGATCGCGAGGCGCTGATCGACCTGCTCACGGAGTTCACCGTCGGCGGCGTCCTGCGGATCTACGCGCAGTACCCGGACCTCATCGCCCGGCTGCGGTGA
- a CDS encoding GNAT family N-acetyltransferase — MSVPSVRAIEIAAFAITDPEAAPLVAELADEYFTRYGNTTEMTKYSPDEFAAPGGVLLLAREHGESVAGGAFRRYGTETAELKRVWTHSAHRRRGLAKLVLAALETEAAERGYRRIFLTTGPKQPEAAGLYTSSGYTAVDTSELDPEGYGLLAFEKRLTAAGR; from the coding sequence GTGAGTGTCCCTTCCGTGCGCGCGATCGAAATCGCGGCCTTCGCCATCACCGATCCCGAAGCGGCGCCGCTGGTCGCCGAACTGGCCGACGAGTACTTCACCCGGTACGGCAACACCACGGAGATGACCAAGTACTCGCCGGACGAGTTCGCCGCGCCCGGCGGCGTGCTGCTGCTCGCGCGAGAGCACGGCGAAAGCGTGGCGGGTGGCGCTTTCCGGCGCTACGGCACAGAAACGGCGGAACTGAAGCGCGTGTGGACGCATTCGGCGCACCGGCGGCGCGGGCTCGCGAAGCTCGTGCTCGCGGCGCTCGAAACCGAGGCGGCCGAGCGCGGTTACCGCCGGATCTTCCTGACCACCGGCCCGAAGCAGCCCGAAGCGGCGGGCCTGTACACCTCGTCCGGCTACACCGCGGTCGACACCAGCGAGCTCGACCCGGAGGGGTACGGGTTGCTGGCGTTCGAAAAGCGGCTCACCGCAGCCGGGCGATGA
- a CDS encoding FAD/NAD(P)-binding protein — protein sequence MAPFTLAIVGAGPRGVGVLERIVANAPELLGDRGLVVHLIDPFPPGPGRVWRYDQSPLLRMNSMPEDVTMFTDETVVIDGPVEPGPSLAEWAELVRTGRLDAEVPAPLRAELTALSGTSFPTRRLQSQYLGWVYRRVLESLPPAVRVVEHASRAVGLRDGSPQEVRLADGSVVAADAVLFTVGHLDAEPDEPAAELAGFAAEHGLRYYPAAYTADVDYRAIPPGEPVLVRGFGLAFVDLLLVLTEGRGGEFVEDSCGGLRYVPSGREPTLHVGSRRGVPYHAKTGYRLRGKPLVLPRFFDSYTVDKLVAAPRELDFFDDVWPHIAKELAWGYYSELFTGHPERVELDFAVFADAFADLEWGSAGMRGLVESAVPSEVDRLDLGLLDRPLSGLRFGTGEEFGKHLREYVEADLARRANAEYSADLGAFMALLSVIGQLPALIGSGRIAARSQLSDVDGWFHGFFSYFASGPPPRRLEELLALHQAGVVSFLGADIAIEADPARRAFVATSGSFPGEVIAPTVIEARLPEPSVRRVADPLLGALRDAGELVEESVTDSATGARLSSGRIHTRVSDSRLLDRDGVAHPRRFAVGPHTSARSAAAFTRPRTNALPFRQNDALAREILRLTH from the coding sequence ATGGCGCCTTTCACGCTCGCGATCGTCGGCGCGGGCCCGCGCGGCGTCGGCGTGCTGGAGCGGATCGTGGCCAACGCGCCGGAGCTGCTCGGCGACCGCGGCCTCGTGGTGCACCTGATCGACCCGTTCCCGCCGGGTCCTGGCCGGGTCTGGCGGTACGACCAGTCGCCGCTGCTGCGGATGAACTCGATGCCGGAAGACGTCACGATGTTCACCGACGAGACCGTGGTGATCGACGGCCCCGTCGAACCGGGCCCGTCGCTGGCGGAATGGGCCGAGCTCGTGCGGACGGGACGGCTCGACGCCGAAGTCCCGGCACCGCTGCGGGCCGAACTGACCGCGTTGTCCGGTACGTCGTTCCCGACCAGGCGGTTGCAGAGCCAGTACCTCGGCTGGGTCTACCGGCGGGTGCTCGAATCGCTGCCGCCAGCGGTGCGGGTGGTCGAGCACGCGTCGCGCGCGGTCGGCCTCCGCGACGGTTCGCCGCAGGAAGTGCGGCTCGCCGACGGCTCGGTGGTGGCGGCCGACGCCGTGCTCTTCACCGTCGGGCACCTCGACGCGGAGCCGGACGAACCGGCGGCGGAGCTGGCCGGGTTCGCCGCCGAGCACGGCCTTCGGTACTACCCGGCGGCCTACACCGCGGACGTCGACTACCGCGCGATCCCGCCCGGTGAGCCGGTTCTCGTGCGCGGGTTCGGGCTCGCCTTCGTCGACCTGCTGCTCGTGCTCACCGAGGGCAGGGGCGGGGAGTTCGTGGAGGATTCGTGCGGCGGGCTCCGGTACGTCCCGAGTGGACGGGAGCCGACGCTGCACGTCGGGTCGCGGCGCGGCGTGCCGTACCACGCGAAGACGGGGTACCGGCTGCGCGGAAAACCGTTGGTGCTGCCGCGTTTCTTCGATTCGTACACTGTGGACAAACTCGTCGCGGCCCCGCGCGAGCTCGACTTCTTCGACGACGTTTGGCCGCATATCGCGAAAGAACTGGCCTGGGGGTACTACAGCGAGCTGTTCACCGGGCACCCCGAGCGCGTGGAGCTGGACTTCGCGGTCTTCGCCGACGCCTTCGCGGACCTGGAATGGGGCAGCGCGGGCATGCGCGGACTGGTCGAATCCGCCGTGCCGTCCGAAGTGGACAGACTGGACCTCGGCCTGCTCGACCGGCCGCTTTCCGGGCTGAGGTTCGGCACCGGGGAGGAGTTCGGCAAGCACCTGCGCGAGTACGTCGAAGCCGATCTCGCCCGCCGCGCGAACGCCGAGTACAGCGCGGACCTCGGCGCGTTCATGGCACTGCTCTCGGTGATCGGGCAGCTGCCCGCGCTGATCGGCAGCGGCCGCATCGCCGCGCGCTCCCAGCTGTCCGATGTGGATGGTTGGTTCCACGGGTTCTTCTCGTACTTCGCGAGCGGCCCGCCGCCGCGGCGGCTCGAGGAGCTGCTCGCGCTGCACCAGGCCGGGGTGGTGTCGTTCCTCGGCGCGGACATCGCGATCGAGGCCGATCCCGCCCGCCGCGCGTTCGTCGCGACCAGCGGCAGCTTCCCCGGCGAAGTCATCGCGCCGACGGTGATCGAAGCGCGCCTGCCCGAGCCGAGCGTCCGGCGCGTGGCCGATCCGCTGCTGGGCGCGTTGCGGGACGCGGGGGAACTGGTCGAAGAATCGGTGACCGACAGTGCGACCGGCGCCCGGTTGTCCTCGGGCCGCATCCACACGCGCGTGTCGGACTCGCGCCTGCTGGACCGTGACGGCGTCGCGCACCCGCGCCGGTTCGCGGTCGGCCCGCACACCAGCGCGCGGTCCGCCGCCGCGTTCACCCGCCCCCGCACGAACGCGCTGCCGTTCCGGCAGAACGACGCGCTGGCACGGGAGATCCTGCGCCTCACGCATTGA
- a CDS encoding DinB family protein: MSTTLITDGTERTLLENMLDFNREALIETARGLSETNARRRLVPSLTTSISLLKHAAGAERIWFQRFWAGLEESECDGYSKRDEGTFAVAEDESLDDVIAEFERASQRSREIAARFDLDDTKDNPREGKVSMRWTLLLMIQEFARHAGHGDILREQIEAPHQKST, encoded by the coding sequence TTGAGCACGACCCTGATCACCGACGGAACCGAACGAACGCTCCTCGAGAACATGCTCGACTTCAACCGCGAGGCCCTGATCGAGACCGCGCGCGGCCTCTCCGAAACCAACGCCCGCCGACGCCTCGTTCCCTCGCTGACGACGTCGATCTCGTTGCTCAAGCACGCCGCGGGCGCGGAACGCATTTGGTTCCAACGATTCTGGGCCGGTCTCGAAGAGTCCGAATGCGACGGATACTCGAAGCGCGACGAGGGCACCTTCGCCGTCGCGGAAGACGAGTCCCTCGACGACGTGATCGCCGAGTTCGAACGCGCGAGCCAGCGGTCCCGCGAAATCGCCGCCCGCTTCGACCTCGACGACACGAAGGACAACCCCCGCGAAGGAAAGGTCAGCATGCGGTGGACCCTGCTGCTCATGATCCAGGAATTCGCCCGGCACGCGGGACACGGCGACATCCTGCGCGAACAAATCGAAGCCCCGCACCAGAAATCGACCTGA